actgtcTAACTGCCTTGAATTGTGCATAACTTGAGCGGATGTTCTTGTGCTGTACTGGATGTGTTTTATAATGTACTTGTAAAAACCAAGGGTGAATCTTCTGTAGGGAAGATGGTTTGGAAGTGTAGTCCATCACACctccaagagaaaaaaaaactcttggaCTATTTCCCTTTGTTATAAATTTAAATTGGTCTcgcattcatttttttaaacgtTGGAACTCACTAGAAGAGTTATTTAAAGTTGTtataatctgtattttcatattaataatgaactgaatgatGAAACCACAGAGAATTATGACCTGGCCCTGCCGAGTGTCTCAGCAGCTTCACGCTCAGTGTTTCGTTCTGGCCCACAGCGTTACTGTTTTAGTTGACTCTCACTTAGTAGTTTTCTCAGCAGCTGACTTTTACAGTAGCTACAAACTACACTTGCCTTCTGATCATACAAATAAATACCTGACCTGACTGTCTCAGGTTGCCTGAAAAGTCAGTTTGGGTGTTGAACTGATCAGGGGTGTTGGTGTCTGGTGATTGCTGAATTTGGTTTATAGCATTTCAGTCTAATTCACTTAGGAATGACACCTTACACCTCGATTCTTTAAGATGCACCGGGACATATTGTCTTAGGTGACACCCTGTGGTAGCAGCCAGCAGAAGAGCCATTGATAAGCTGTGATTGGCAGTGGAATCACTCATGTATACATtaacttttgtgtttgtggagagCTGCAGTAATGTTACACTGATGACTGAGACCTTCTGCTCTCTGAATTTTAGCATGGGGCTTCACTGGGTGACTGAGCGTTTAAGATTAAGTACAAACACGGGTTTTGATTGGCTGGCTGTGAAATTGATACATGGTATGTTATTGGTTTACCTGTGCAGAGAGCTTACATCGTGGAAAGGCGATCTTTGTCAATCTGCATTCAGGTTAATGTTCAAGCTGCGTGGTCAGTGCAGTTTCCTTCTTTTGGTGATGGATTGGTGATTGAtgatgtgcgtgcgtgtgtgtgtgtgtgttaacacagATACCTTTCAGCTCCTTACTTCTGAATGCACTGTGAAATGGGAACAAATTCATTAACTGTCTTTGTGATTCCTTTGGGAAAAACAATTCTTGTTGGTTTACAAAGTTTTCCTGAAACCAAATGGGTAAGATCAACTGACTCAGCTGCAGGTTACATTGGTTGTGTAGGTGATGGTTACTGTGCGGTGTCTGCACTGATGAACAAGAAAACGCAACAAAAGCCCATCTGCCTGTCACTTTACCagttctgagtctcacagtttGGCTAAACTGGGATAATTAGTCGTGTGACATAAAGTCACAAACTATGTGGGAGTTAAGCATCAGGagcagtgtctttttttttgtaatggtCAAGTTTATATAAGAGTACATTTATTTCCTGTTATCGATGCTTGAACTAttcttctctgtcttgctctcacACCTCAGTGCTCTGCGTGGCAAAAGCAGCATCCCCTCATCTGACTGTACTCCACCATCAGGGTACAAGCAGGAAATATTAAACTCTTACAGGTGCTAATTCCCTTTTTCGGTGGCACTCCTATCAGTGTAAGATGACCCCAGGCAATCACTTATCGGTGGTGCTGACTGATAGCGGCAGTGTCAGAGGCAGTAAGGGGAGATGAGCTGTCACCCAGCTCGTTGTTCCTGTACGAGAAGTGGACACATAGACCACAGACCTGTCGACACCTCATGACCCCCTTCCCCCAGGCATAAGAAAGGCTTGTAAGAAGAGAgtgggagattttttttcttttttgctctttATGTTGTTCATTACCTTCAGCTTTTTAtgctttttcctccttttgaaATAACAGTTTGATCTTGAAACACCCAGTAAACATCCTTCCTGGAAGAAAATCAAAAGGAACTGACTTGAATCAGtgtcactgcagaggaaaaactctGATGTATTTAGATGAGGGCGAGGAGTGGCAGTAGTCCGCCAATGTATCGCCCTGTTTACTCAATTTCTCAACTGGAAAGCCTAAGAAGTACTCCCTTTATGTCTGGCTGATAAATCTGCCAGGCTCTTCATCTGAATGATGTTTACAGAGCTACTTGTAGGTGACATGAAAGGAAAAGATACCCTGCTATATTTAGGTGAATGCACTAATCAATAATGCATCCAGCTCTTCCAGCTTCTTGATTAGCTAGCACTCATATACTGTACTACCCACACTGGCACTGCTGCATTTCAGATCATTCACCACTTACCATGCGGGACAAGTCTGCTTTTGGATCTTAGTCATGCCACACAGGCATAAGACTCTAAAGACTCTTGCTCAGATATAATACATGATGTTTGTAAAGTCTGTCTCCTTCGGCTCAGGTAGTAATTCTGTAACAGTGTTGAAGCATTCGGTTAATACCTATCCGCTTTGTTTAGGtggtgtgttgtgagtgtttgtgtctgtgtgtgttgcatattGCAGGTCTcatgtgaaagtgctgactgtTTTGGTGGAAACAAGGCTGGTGCTCTCATTACAGCCCAGACATTTTAATGAAGCCATCAAAGAAGAACTGACTGACAGGAAGATGTATTGTACTATTACTATGTTGATGGCCTGTCTTGCCGCACATATCTCTGCTCTGTGAACTGTTGTTTTCCAAATATGAACATTGAGGAAGTTATTTTTGGTGAGCCTACCCCCCATCAGCATCCACTGGTGTAAGGTGGCCCTCTGTCTGAGGTCGTGGTAACCATAGCAGGCCTTGGAAAGTGAAATGCGATGCAGCAAGCCCTCTGGGCTGTGTTTCTGAATCACAACTCCATAATGAGCTGGCAGAGCTCAGGCTGCATCAAAGATGCAGCACCCAAGTATCTGTTTCAACTGACAGTACACAATAGTGCAGTGTCACCTGTGCAAGTGGCATGGAGGCGGTGGGCCCAGGTGGAGTTAGAGACTGAAGGCTCTCCACTGTCCTGCTGTACTCACATCCATACATCCTCAGATGAGCTCACACTGTAAACTACACTTTAACTTGACACAATTGTGCTTTGACACTGTTAAGTTCTCCCTTAATCCAGAATGATTGATGAGGATATTGggataatttaattttaatttaataataataagttatAATAATAAGTTTTTTTATTGGACAGCTGCAGTGACAAGAGACAGGAACTTAAGTTGGGGGAGTGACATAAATTGTCCAGCCAGCCAGGAGTCCAACAAAGGACCTGCTGCTCAGGTCATTGCACCCATGTGGTACACACACCCTAACCCCTCAGCTATCAGGTAGCCAGTGAtcctcatttaaaaacaaaaaaagatgaaaattcATCAACACATGTTGTGTTTATCTGATACGAACACTGTTTGTGTCTTGGCCGTGGTTAttaatgaagtgtttttttcaatcaaaaataCTGTGTCACTGTATGAAGTTATCTCAGAAAATGTTATATTTCATAGAGGAAATGTGACTGAGATGGGTCTTTAAAAACATTAGAATGTGTGGTAACATCATGACCCAGTGATTAGTTATAAGACCAATAAATAAGTTATGTTGGTACACACAAGGGTTACTCATGCAGCCTACGAGTGACAGGTGTCAAGGAGGACAGATTAAGGTTAGACTAAGGGCTAATGATTTATTACAACTGCTATAGATTTCTTGGATATTTAACAAatatgtttctctttttattttcaggtaTCATTTTAACATTAGCTGACATAACAAACCTGTCCATCTGCCGCAGTAGTAACTGCATCTTAAGTGGCTTTTTTTCCATGACGTTCCAGACGTTTGCCCAAAACATGCCTTCAAAAGCGTCCACAGAGATACTGACACAGCGCCGCAGACAGAAAAACTCTGTCTCAGCCGTAAATTAGCGCTGAGTCATTCTTATCACCAAGGTTCAGTGATTAGTGCCAGATAATGTTAACCACCGGAGCTGCATGGCTTAACGACCTGGCTTTAGTTTCTCAGAGGTCATTTTGATATGCTGTTGAGATGACTCAGTTGGGTCAGTTTACTTTTAACTTCTAATAACAAACCTTTGTGCTGGTGGcaatgataaaaaacaaaacaaactgtatcCTGGCTGAGTGTGCAGGACAGTCCAAGCATAAGCCTGCCATAAGAGAAGGGAAAGAGGCAGGTGGTGGTAATGCACATTTAATACTCAAATTAATCACAAAACTGACAGAACTAACAATGATACTATGCTGTAGCTTTATGTTTGAATTTTACAGGATGAAGATATTATGCTTTGAATAGGAGCTTAGGTTTTTCTCTTTATCACCCCCGTGTGCAGAGAGATTTTTACAGCCAGTGTTCTGATGGTTTCGgtgtatttttacacaaaacGCTGAGGTGGTGCAGATTTAAAAATAGGCCCCTTTTAGGGCATTGTTACATCTCACATTGGTTCTTGGAAAAGCCGCCTTAAGTGGGTCTAGTAGGTAAATGGCTCTTGTACAGTGTCTGAAACCCTTATATCAACATGCTTACATTCTCAAAATGACATTGCTAACACGCTGATGTTTAACAGGTGTAATGTTCACCATGCTTGTTATCAAAATTTAGCATGTTAGTGTGCTAACAATTGCCAGTCAGCACTAAATGCAATACAGCCAAGACTGATGAGAAgtagacgttttttttttagttttctctcAGAATCACTTTGCTTctataaaatgaaaagattCTTTAGACAGAAACAATCTAAACTAACATGTGCTGCAAATTTGTTTTATCTCTTTACTCAATATGCCTGTGTATAAAATAATGTGTACCTCTGTGTCTCTAGGAGAGTCTTTTGACCCAGCTGCTCCCCCAGTGACCACCGTGCTCCTCCTGGCTCAGGGATATCATGGGACCCCTCCCCATTCACCTttccccacccctcctcctctttttctcgcTGCTCCTCCTGGCCCACCCCTGCACTTCCTTCAGGCCACAGGTCATGGAGCGAGCGTCTGGCCCCGAGCAGCCTCAGCCCTTGGGAAACTCTACAGCGTCTGGAAAGCGGACGTGTTCGGGCGTTGTGGTGTGTAAACCTGGTATCCTGCTGCCAGTGTGGCTACCGCTCAACCCTCCACTGGGGGAGCAGGCGGGGAGAGCTATCATctacttcctctctctcatgtaCTTGTTCCTGGGTGTGTCCATCATAGCAGACCGTTTCATGGCGTCCATAGAGGTCATCACCTCTCAGGTATTATTGAACTTAGTTCTTTGGTCACATTCTGCTCCCTCAATTTGTTACTGACTTGAGAATTGCATAAATAATAGCACAAATTCTTTATGCTATTATTCCACATAGCCATAAAATTAATATTGAAATAAAGTCACTACAGCTAATGACAGGCATGTTGAAGATTGAACTGTAGAACTGTAACTATTAATTAAGTTCAGTCTTGATGCTTCTAAACTGCATAATATGAGattttataaatgaataaaacgtATTTTGAATCTTATCATACTATGACATTGATACTGATTGCAGGAAAGGAAACATATGTACATGGGTTCAGCGATTTCGCAAACGTTTGTCCTTGTAGGAGAAGGAGGTGACCATCACCAAACCTAACGGAGAGACTACAGTAACCACAGTGAGAATCTGGAATGAGACAGTGTCCAACCTCACACTCATGGCCCTGGGCTCCTCTGCGCCAGAGATCCTGCTTTCTGTTATTGAGGTACATATATCCTCACACGAGAAATAGTTGTCTTTCATTGTGAGTGTGGTCTTAACTTTTTTGttatatgttatgttatgttttatattttgatgGATTCACTTCCAGTTAGCGTTAAATTTTGATTTGCTCCTTTGTGATGTTTGTCTTTCTTGTCGCTCAAATGTTTCACCCTGACAGGTGTGTGGGCACAACTTTGATGCAGGGGAGCTCGGCCCGGGCACCATAGTGGGCAGCGCTGCCTTCAATATGTTTGTGATaattggtctgtgtgtgtgggtgatccCTGATGGAGAGTCTCGCAAGATCAAACACCTGCGTGTGTTTTTTATTACGGCTTTCTGGAGTATTTTTGCCTACGTTTGGCTCTACCTCATACTGGCTGTCATCTCACCGGGGATTGTGGAGGTGTGTTTCTGATGACTGTATATGTTTGGCTGTTTCTTCTAATAAATCAAGTGTGTAAATCATGTAATGCTCACATTGCCTGTATTGCCAGGTGTGGGAGGCCATAGTGACGCTGCTTTACTTTCCGGTGTGTGTGATCTTGGCTTGGATTGCTGACCGTCGCCTGCTCTTCTACAAATACATGCACAAGCGCTACCGTGCTGACAAGCGGCATGGCATTGTGGTGGAAATGGAAGGTGACCTTGCACCCAAAGGCATTGACGTGATCATGGATGGAAAGTTGTCAGATGGCAGTTCGTGCCCTGGAAACTCCTCTAGTGTGACGGTCTCTGTGCAGACAGGCAATGAACTGGACCAGAACAAAGATGAGGTAAAAGGACGTGTGGCTCATGGAGAAATACTGTTTTAGAGGAAAGAACGCCTCTATGGTATTTTTAAAATGGTGTGAGGGAGGGAAGACAACTTTGAGCAGGGGGAGCAGCTTTTACCTTCTCAGGACCGCTGGTGGTTCTAATGTCACTTTGAAGCTACTCAGTGGAAATTTAGGGGGAATATCAGGTTTCCTGAGTCTAGTAGGATTCAATCCCAGCAGGAGTCTGAATGGCAGgagcacagacagcaggagTCTGAACAGCAGGAAGTTGATCAGCAGGAGGCCATGTAGTATGAGTTTGAGTTCCCAAAGTTTTTGTCGATACAGATCTATTCATTAGTCTACAAAGTTTTGTCCCAAGAAACTCCAATGGGACTCTGCAGGACcctactgcacacacagcttgtGTAGTTACAACTTACAAACTATGTTGTAAAGGGCAACActgagcagtttgtgttttaacatTTGGCAAAATGCACTTTACAAGCAGTCTCCTCTCTTGTATAGGTGGTCCGCATCCTTAAAGACCTGAAGGAGAAACATCCAGACAAAGACCTTGACCAGCTGATTGAGATGGCCAACTACTCTGCCCTGATCCACCAGAAGAAGAGCCGCGCCTTCTACCGTGTCCAGGCAACACGCATGATGATCGGTGCTGGTAACATATTAAAGAAACATGCAGCCGAGCACACACGGCGCTCAAGAGGTCAAGATGCTGACAAGGCCACATGCTCGCACATATGCTTTGAGAGTGCTCAGTACCAGTGCACTGAGAACTGTGGCTCTCTGAGTATCGGGGTGATCCTTGATGGGGGCACAGGTCAGAATACTTTCTATGTGGACTACTGCACAGAAAATGGCTCTGCCAATGCTGGGGCAGACTACGAATTCACTGAAGGAACCCTGGTGTTTAAGCCAGGGGAGACCCGCAAAGAGATCAAGGTGAGCAAGTAAAGGGGACTGCGAAAGGCAGTCGTCTTAGTTAAAAACATAAGTGACATTTGCAAAGATAGCCTGATACAAAGCTCTCTTTGTTGGTTTTTGAAAGTTGTTTTGAAGTGAGTTTCAAGAATCTCCATCCATGAGGAGAATGACCGTCCTGTACTTTGCACTCTCCAGGTTGGGATCTTGGATGATGACATCTTTGAGGAGGATGAGCACTTCTTTGTGCGTCTTCAGAAACTGAGGTTAGAAGAAGGTGGAAATGAGGGGACAGGAACTCCACCCAAGGGCAGAC
This genomic stretch from Toxotes jaculatrix isolate fToxJac2 chromosome 12, fToxJac2.pri, whole genome shotgun sequence harbors:
- the slc8a2a gene encoding sodium/calcium exchanger 2a isoform X4, whose amino-acid sequence is MYLFLGVSIIADRFMASIEVITSQEKEVTITKPNGETTVTTVRIWNETVSNLTLMALGSSAPEILLSVIEVCGHNFDAGELGPGTIVGSAAFNMFVIIGLCVWVIPDGESRKIKHLRVFFITAFWSIFAYVWLYLILAVISPGIVEVWEAIVTLLYFPVCVILAWIADRRLLFYKYMHKRYRADKRHGIVVEMEGDLAPKGIDVIMDGKLSDGSSCPGNSSSVTVSVQTGNELDQNKDEVVRILKDLKEKHPDKDLDQLIEMANYSALIHQKKSRAFYRVQATRMMIGAGNILKKHAAEHTRRSRGQDADKATCSHICFESAQYQCTENCGSLSIGVILDGGTGQNTFYVDYCTENGSANAGADYEFTEGTLVFKPGETRKEIKVGILDDDIFEEDEHFFVRLQKLRLEEGGNEGTGTPPKGRLVEPLVATITILDDDHAGIFTFGQRVLRVSESTGTLTVTVVRNSGSRGTVAVPYHTEDGSAKAGVDYEETRGEVEFTNEQTSQTLQVRIINVEEYEKQENFFIVLEDPKWLKRGLSGECVRNPTPEVEEARRICEMGKPILGEHSRLEVIIEESCEFKNTVDKLLRDTNLAVVIGTHSWREQFIEAVTVSAGDGDEEGQEQRTPNCFDYFVHILCIFWKILFAFVPPTEYWNGWACFLVSMAVIGVLTAIIGDLASHFGCTVGLRDAVTAVVFVALGTSLPDTFASKVAATQDQYADASVGNVTGSNAVNVFLGIGVAWSVAAVYWEVKGKAFRVDPGSLAFSVTLFTIFAIFSMGVLMLRRRPSIGGELGGPRIPKILTSLLFFGLWFLYILFSSLEAYCHIQGF
- the slc8a2a gene encoding sodium/calcium exchanger 2a isoform X5, whose translation is MYLFLGVSIIADRFMASIEVITSQEKEVTITKPNGETTVTTVRIWNETVSNLTLMALGSSAPEILLSVIEVCGHNFDAGELGPGTIVGSAAFNMFVIIGLCVWVIPDGESRKIKHLRVFFITAFWSIFAYVWLYLILAVISPGIVEVWEAIVTLLYFPVCVILAWIADRRLLFYKYMHKRYRADKRHGIVVEMEGDLAPKGIDVIMDGKLSDGSSCPGNSSSVTVSVQTGNELDQNKDEVVRILKDLKEKHPDKDLDQLIEMANYSALIHQKKSRAFYRVQATRMMIGAGNILKKHAAEHTRRSRGQDADKATCSHICFESAQYQCTENCGSLSIGVILDGGTGQNTFYVDYCTENGSANAGADYEFTEGTLVFKPGETRKEIKVGILDDDIFEEDEHFFVRLQKLRLEEGGNEGTGTPPKGRLVEPLVATITILDDDHAGIFTFGQRVLRVSESTGTLTVTVVRNSGSRGTVAVPYHTEDGSAKAGVDYEETRGEVEFTNEQTSQTLQVRIINVEEYEKQENFFIVLEDPKWLKRGLSALLLNQGKVLVLKVEEARRICEMGKPILGEHSRLEVIIEESCEFKNTVDKLLRDTNLAVVIGTHSWREQFIEAVTVSAGDGDEEGQEQRTPNCFDYFVHILCIFWKILFAFVPPTEYWNGWACFLVSMAVIGVLTAIIGDLASHFGCTVGLRDAVTAVVFVALGTSLPDTFASKVAATQDQYADASVGNVTGSNAVNVFLGIGVAWSVAAVYWEVKGKAFRVDPGSLAFSVTLFTIFAIFSMGVLMLRRRPSIGGELGGPRIPKILTSLLFFGLWFLYILFSSLEAYCHIQGF
- the slc8a2a gene encoding sodium/calcium exchanger 2a isoform X1, whose protein sequence is MGPLPIHLSPPLLLFFSLLLLAHPCTSFRPQVMERASGPEQPQPLGNSTASGKRTCSGVVVCKPGILLPVWLPLNPPLGEQAGRAIIYFLSLMYLFLGVSIIADRFMASIEVITSQEKEVTITKPNGETTVTTVRIWNETVSNLTLMALGSSAPEILLSVIEVCGHNFDAGELGPGTIVGSAAFNMFVIIGLCVWVIPDGESRKIKHLRVFFITAFWSIFAYVWLYLILAVISPGIVEVWEAIVTLLYFPVCVILAWIADRRLLFYKYMHKRYRADKRHGIVVEMEGDLAPKGIDVIMDGKLSDGSSCPGNSSSVTVSVQTGNELDQNKDEVVRILKDLKEKHPDKDLDQLIEMANYSALIHQKKSRAFYRVQATRMMIGAGNILKKHAAEHTRRSRGQDADKATCSHICFESAQYQCTENCGSLSIGVILDGGTGQNTFYVDYCTENGSANAGADYEFTEGTLVFKPGETRKEIKVGILDDDIFEEDEHFFVRLQKLRLEEGGNEGTGTPPKGRLVEPLVATITILDDDHAGIFTFGQRVLRVSESTGTLTVTVVRNSGSRGTVAVPYHTEDGSAKAGVDYEETRGEVEFTNEQTSQTLQVRIINVEEYEKQENFFIVLEDPKWLKRGLSGNPTPEVEEARRICEMGKPILGEHSRLEVIIEESCEFKNTVDKLLRDTNLAVVIGTHSWREQFIEAVTVSAGDGDEEGQEQRTPNCFDYFVHILCIFWKILFAFVPPTEYWNGWACFLVSMAVIGVLTAIIGDLASHFGCTVGLRDAVTAVVFVALGTSLPDTFASKVAATQDQYADASVGNVTGSNAVNVFLGIGVAWSVAAVYWEVKGKAFRVDPGSLAFSVTLFTIFAIFSMGVLMLRRRPSIGGELGGPRIPKILTSLLFFGLWFLYILFSSLEAYCHIQGF
- the slc8a2a gene encoding sodium/calcium exchanger 2a isoform X3 yields the protein MYLFLGVSIIADRFMASIEVITSQEKEVTITKPNGETTVTTVRIWNETVSNLTLMALGSSAPEILLSVIEVCGHNFDAGELGPGTIVGSAAFNMFVIIGLCVWVIPDGESRKIKHLRVFFITAFWSIFAYVWLYLILAVISPGIVEVWEAIVTLLYFPVCVILAWIADRRLLFYKYMHKRYRADKRHGIVVEMEGDLAPKGIDVIMDGKLSDGSSCPGNSSSVTVSVQTGNELDQNKDEVVRILKDLKEKHPDKDLDQLIEMANYSALIHQKKSRAFYRVQATRMMIGAGNILKKHAAEHTRRSRGQDADKATCSHICFESAQYQCTENCGSLSIGVILDGGTGQNTFYVDYCTENGSANAGADYEFTEGTLVFKPGETRKEIKVGILDDDIFEEDEHFFVRLQKLRLEEGGNEGTGTPPKGRLVEPLVATITILDDDHAGIFTFGQRVLRVSESTGTLTVTVVRNSGSRGTVAVPYHTEDGSAKAGVDYEETRGEVEFTNEQTSQTLQVRIINVEEYEKQENFFIVLEDPKWLKRGLSDMIINVCALLTGNPTPEVEEARRICEMGKPILGEHSRLEVIIEESCEFKNTVDKLLRDTNLAVVIGTHSWREQFIEAVTVSAGDGDEEGQEQRTPNCFDYFVHILCIFWKILFAFVPPTEYWNGWACFLVSMAVIGVLTAIIGDLASHFGCTVGLRDAVTAVVFVALGTSLPDTFASKVAATQDQYADASVGNVTGSNAVNVFLGIGVAWSVAAVYWEVKGKAFRVDPGSLAFSVTLFTIFAIFSMGVLMLRRRPSIGGELGGPRIPKILTSLLFFGLWFLYILFSSLEAYCHIQGF
- the slc8a2a gene encoding sodium/calcium exchanger 2a isoform X6 translates to MYLFLGVSIIADRFMASIEVITSQEKEVTITKPNGETTVTTVRIWNETVSNLTLMALGSSAPEILLSVIEVCGHNFDAGELGPGTIVGSAAFNMFVIIGLCVWVIPDGESRKIKHLRVFFITAFWSIFAYVWLYLILAVISPGIVEVWEAIVTLLYFPVCVILAWIADRRLLFYKYMHKRYRADKRHGIVVEMEGDLAPKGIDVIMDGKLSDGSSCPGNSSSVTVSVQTGNELDQNKDEVVRILKDLKEKHPDKDLDQLIEMANYSALIHQKKSRAFYRVQATRMMIGAGNILKKHAAEHTRRSRGQDADKATCSHICFESAQYQCTENCGSLSIGVILDGGTGQNTFYVDYCTENGSANAGADYEFTEGTLVFKPGETRKEIKVGILDDDIFEEDEHFFVRLQKLRLEEGGNEGTGTPPKGRLVEPLVATITILDDDHAGIFTFGQRVLRVSESTGTLTVTVVRNSGSRGTVAVPYHTEDGSAKAGVDYEETRGEVEFTNEQTSQTLQVRIINVEEYEKQENFFIVLEDPKWLKRGLSGERLNAGHLPNRNPTPEVEEARRICEMGKPILGEHSRLEVIIEESCEFKNTVDKLLRDTNLAVVIGTHSWREQFIEAVTVSAGDGDEEGQEQRTPNCFDYFVHILCIFWKILFAFVPPTEYWNGWACFLVSMAVIGVLTAIIGDLASHFGCTVGLRDAVTAVVFVALGTSLPDTFASKVAATQDQYADASVGNVTGSNAVNVFLGIGVAWSVAAVYWEVKGKAFRVDPGSLAFSVTLFTIFAIFSMGVLMLRRRPSIGGELGGPRIPKILTSLLFFGLWFLYILFSSLEAYCHIQGF
- the slc8a2a gene encoding sodium/calcium exchanger 2a isoform X2, producing the protein MGPLPIHLSPPLLLFFSLLLLAHPCTSFRPQVMERASGPEQPQPLGNSTASGKRTCSGVVVCKPGILLPVWLPLNPPLGEQAGRAIIYFLSLMYLFLGVSIIADRFMASIEVITSQEKEVTITKPNGETTVTTVRIWNETVSNLTLMALGSSAPEILLSVIEVCGHNFDAGELGPGTIVGSAAFNMFVIIGLCVWVIPDGESRKIKHLRVFFITAFWSIFAYVWLYLILAVISPGIVEVWEAIVTLLYFPVCVILAWIADRRLLFYKYMHKRYRADKRHGIVVEMEGDLAPKGIDVIMDGKLSDGSSCPGNSSSVTVSVQTGNELDQNKDEVVRILKDLKEKHPDKDLDQLIEMANYSALIHQKKSRAFYRVQATRMMIGAGNILKKHAAEHTRRSRGQDADKATCSHICFESAQYQCTENCGSLSIGVILDGGTGQNTFYVDYCTENGSANAGADYEFTEGTLVFKPGETRKEIKVGILDDDIFEEDEHFFVRLQKLRLEEGGNEGTGTPPKGRLVEPLVATITILDDDHAGIFTFGQRVLRVSESTGTLTVTVVRNSGSRGTVAVPYHTEDGSAKAGVDYEETRGEVEFTNEQTSQTLQVRIINVEEYEKQENFFIVLEDPKWLKRGLSALLLNQGNPTPEVEEARRICEMGKPILGEHSRLEVIIEESCEFKNTVDKLLRDTNLAVVIGTHSWREQFIEAVTVSAGDGDEEGQEQRTPNCFDYFVHILCIFWKILFAFVPPTEYWNGWACFLVSMAVIGVLTAIIGDLASHFGCTVGLRDAVTAVVFVALGTSLPDTFASKVAATQDQYADASVGNVTGSNAVNVFLGIGVAWSVAAVYWEVKGKAFRVDPGSLAFSVTLFTIFAIFSMGVLMLRRRPSIGGELGGPRIPKILTSLLFFGLWFLYILFSSLEAYCHIQGF